One Anaerolineales bacterium DNA segment encodes these proteins:
- the uvrA gene encoding excinuclease ABC subunit UvrA yields MRQDQIVVVGARQHNLKNITVAIPRDKLVVISGISGSGKSSLAFDTIFAEGQRRYVESLSAYARQFLGQLDKPDVDSIDGLSPAVSIDQKGVSHNPRSTVGTVTETYDYLRLLFARIGTPHCPICGRPVLQQSAQEIVDTLESLPDGSRIMLLAPLVRGRKGTHQAVLDDARQSGFTRVRVDAQVHSVEDAPKMDRYKIHDIEAVVDRLLIQAQSGEEAEAARTRLTDSVETALRWGNGAMIVAHLNADPPVDIPFSERLACPEHGTTLSEIEPRTFSFNTPHGACPECQGLGSKLEIDPDRIIPDKSLSISDGAVVAMEWSNQSRERRGYYWQMVEAVADAYDIDLDAPVSRLTAKQLQLILYGTGDEEVQVRYVSREGRRASFRASYEGIIGNLERRYQETQSDFVRTRIQEYMSERPCPVCGGKRLRPEALAVTVDGVNIVEVTAWPVARTLSRVKRLQDPAGPLSPRQQQIADQVLKEIHSRLGFLVDVGLDYLTLDRSAATLSGGEAQRIRLATQIGSRLMGVLYVLDEPSIGLHPRDNDRLIRTLEGIRDLGNTVLVVEHDEATIRAADWVIDLGPGAGGAGGEIVAEGTVAQVSRNRASVTGRYLAGKLRIDVPNQRRGGNGKFLTIVGARENNLKDLTVRIPLGRFVCITGVSGSGKSTLVVEVLHKALARSLHGAHEMPGEHDRLEGVEHIDKVINIDQSPIGRTPRSNPGTYTGLFDEIRSLFAELPESKVRGYKAGRFSFNVHGGRCEACEGQGQLRIEMQFLPDVYVLCEVCHGARFNRETLQVRFKDKTIADVLSTTIDDAVGFFAAFPAMGRKLKTLQDVGLGYVTIGQPAPTLSGGEAQRVKLSRELSKRSTGHTLYVLDEPSVGLHAADVHMLIEVLQQLVDQGNTVIIIEHHPDVIKVADWVIDLGPEGGERGGELVAEGTPEQICQVPASYTGIFLQPHLDS; encoded by the coding sequence ATGCGGCAGGACCAAATCGTCGTCGTCGGAGCGCGGCAGCACAACCTGAAGAACATCACGGTCGCCATCCCGCGCGACAAGCTGGTGGTGATCTCAGGCATCTCAGGCTCGGGCAAATCCTCGCTGGCCTTCGACACGATCTTCGCCGAGGGCCAGCGACGCTACGTCGAGTCGCTCTCCGCCTACGCCCGCCAGTTCCTTGGCCAGCTGGACAAGCCGGATGTGGACTCCATCGACGGCCTGTCGCCGGCCGTGTCCATCGACCAGAAGGGGGTTTCCCACAATCCTCGCTCGACGGTTGGCACCGTCACCGAGACGTACGACTATCTGCGCCTGCTGTTCGCCCGGATCGGGACGCCCCACTGCCCGATCTGCGGCCGGCCGGTGCTCCAACAATCCGCCCAGGAGATCGTCGATACGCTTGAGTCCCTGCCGGACGGCTCGCGCATCATGCTGTTGGCTCCGCTGGTGCGCGGGCGCAAGGGCACGCATCAGGCAGTGTTGGACGACGCCCGCCAATCCGGCTTCACCCGCGTCCGCGTCGATGCCCAGGTCCACTCCGTGGAAGACGCGCCCAAGATGGACCGCTACAAGATTCATGACATCGAAGCCGTGGTCGACCGGTTGCTCATCCAGGCGCAGAGCGGGGAGGAGGCCGAGGCCGCCCGGACGCGCCTGACCGACAGCGTCGAGACCGCGCTGCGCTGGGGGAACGGCGCCATGATCGTCGCCCATCTCAACGCGGATCCCCCGGTCGATATCCCGTTCTCCGAGCGACTGGCCTGCCCTGAGCACGGCACCACGCTGTCCGAGATCGAGCCTCGCACGTTCTCCTTCAACACCCCCCACGGCGCCTGTCCGGAGTGTCAGGGGCTAGGCAGCAAGCTGGAGATCGATCCCGACCGCATCATCCCCGACAAGAGCCTGTCGATCAGCGACGGCGCGGTTGTGGCCATGGAGTGGTCCAACCAGAGTCGGGAACGCCGCGGTTACTACTGGCAGATGGTCGAGGCGGTCGCCGACGCCTACGATATTGATTTGGATGCCCCAGTGTCCAGGCTGACGGCGAAGCAGCTGCAGTTGATCCTGTATGGCACTGGCGACGAGGAAGTCCAGGTGCGCTATGTCAGCCGCGAGGGCCGGCGGGCGAGCTTCCGCGCCTCGTACGAGGGGATCATCGGCAATCTGGAGCGCCGCTACCAGGAGACGCAGTCCGACTTCGTCCGCACTCGGATCCAGGAGTACATGTCGGAACGGCCGTGTCCGGTCTGCGGCGGCAAGCGCCTGCGGCCAGAGGCCCTGGCTGTCACTGTCGATGGTGTCAACATTGTCGAGGTCACGGCCTGGCCGGTGGCCCGCACGCTGAGCCGGGTGAAGCGCCTGCAGGACCCGGCCGGTCCGCTCAGTCCGCGCCAGCAGCAAATCGCGGACCAGGTCCTCAAGGAGATCCACAGCCGTCTGGGGTTCCTGGTGGATGTCGGGCTGGACTACCTGACGCTCGACCGCTCAGCGGCGACGCTCTCCGGAGGCGAGGCCCAGCGCATCCGGCTGGCGACCCAGATCGGCTCGCGCCTGATGGGCGTGTTGTATGTCCTGGATGAGCCCTCCATCGGGTTGCACCCGCGCGACAACGATCGGCTGATCCGCACCCTGGAAGGCATCCGCGACCTGGGGAACACGGTGCTCGTGGTCGAGCATGACGAAGCGACAATCCGTGCCGCCGACTGGGTGATCGATCTCGGTCCGGGGGCCGGCGGCGCCGGCGGGGAGATCGTGGCCGAAGGCACTGTGGCCCAGGTTTCCCGCAATCGGGCTTCGGTCACAGGCCGGTACCTGGCCGGCAAGCTGCGCATTGACGTCCCGAATCAGCGCCGCGGCGGCAATGGCAAGTTCCTGACGATCGTCGGGGCGCGTGAGAACAACCTCAAGGACCTGACGGTCCGCATCCCGCTCGGCCGCTTCGTGTGCATCACCGGCGTCTCCGGATCCGGCAAGTCCACCCTGGTCGTCGAAGTCCTGCACAAGGCGCTGGCGCGCAGCCTGCATGGAGCCCACGAGATGCCCGGGGAGCATGACCGGCTGGAGGGGGTCGAGCACATCGACAAGGTGATCAACATCGACCAGAGCCCGATCGGGCGCACCCCCCGTTCGAACCCCGGGACCTATACCGGCCTCTTCGACGAGATCCGCAGCCTGTTCGCCGAGCTGCCGGAATCCAAAGTGCGCGGCTACAAGGCCGGTCGGTTCTCCTTCAACGTCCACGGCGGCCGGTGCGAGGCTTGCGAGGGACAGGGCCAGCTGCGGATCGAGATGCAGTTCCTGCCGGACGTGTACGTCCTGTGCGAGGTGTGCCACGGGGCGCGCTTCAACCGCGAAACCCTGCAGGTGCGTTTCAAAGACAAGACCATCGCCGACGTTCTGAGCACAACCATCGATGATGCAGTCGGGTTCTTCGCCGCCTTCCCCGCCATGGGTCGGAAGCTCAAGACCCTGCAGGACGTGGGACTCGGCTACGTCACCATCGGCCAGCCGGCACCGACGCTCTCCGGTGGGGAGGCCCAGCGGGTCAAGCTATCGCGCGAGCTCTCCAAACGGTCGACCGGCCACACGCTGTACGTGCTGGACGAACCCTCGGTCGGCCTGCACGCC